From a single Cyclobacterium marinum DSM 745 genomic region:
- a CDS encoding TolB family protein, whose protein sequence is MRPSIFILLSFLIVIACAERPSNLEKNDPNLVHFPEVSEPIQLVDNDKEHLYASYYGINSFSANQRYATVLETDIVDRLPTEEDEATLGLVDLETMEFKPLTTTKAWNFQQGCMAHWLASSPDSLIIYNDLREGAFVSIIMNVHTQEEIKTIPHPISAVSPDGKKAVSINFSRLRITRSDYGYGGEGQDKREDIQFPEDDGLFLIDLESGKSELIVSIADVKEIVPEIPEEGIEYFNHTLFSRGGSKIFWLARAIPNRNTTSLVVNIDGSQLEKCFPDGWGGSHFDWLNDEELMVTGSFENTQYSHILYTTGEENYKRLGNGLLDFDGHGTFSPDGQWMVTDTYARENKFREQKIYLMDMKTNAVRTLGQFVTPESFKGHWRCDIHCRWSPNGDMIGFNSVHSGSRQAYLLKLKF, encoded by the coding sequence ATGAGACCTTCAATTTTTATTCTGCTTAGTTTTTTAATTGTAATAGCTTGTGCCGAGCGTCCTTCCAATTTGGAGAAGAATGATCCCAACCTTGTTCATTTTCCGGAAGTTTCGGAGCCAATTCAATTGGTGGACAATGACAAAGAACACCTTTATGCCAGTTATTATGGAATCAATTCCTTTAGCGCCAATCAAAGGTATGCCACTGTTTTAGAAACGGATATTGTAGATAGGCTCCCAACTGAGGAAGATGAAGCAACTTTGGGACTTGTAGATCTCGAAACCATGGAGTTTAAGCCTCTGACTACAACCAAGGCATGGAATTTTCAGCAAGGTTGCATGGCTCATTGGCTGGCTTCTTCTCCCGATTCTTTAATCATTTACAATGACCTTAGAGAAGGGGCGTTTGTTTCCATAATCATGAATGTCCATACCCAAGAGGAAATTAAAACCATCCCACATCCAATAAGTGCCGTTTCTCCAGATGGGAAGAAGGCAGTTAGCATTAATTTTTCAAGATTACGCATTACCAGAAGTGACTATGGATATGGGGGAGAAGGACAGGATAAGCGGGAGGATATTCAGTTTCCAGAAGATGATGGGTTGTTTTTAATTGATTTGGAATCAGGTAAATCTGAACTTATCGTTTCTATAGCTGATGTTAAAGAAATTGTTCCTGAAATACCGGAAGAAGGAATTGAATATTTTAACCACACATTATTTAGTAGAGGAGGGAGCAAAATATTTTGGTTAGCCAGGGCTATTCCTAATAGAAACACCACTTCCTTGGTCGTAAATATTGATGGAAGCCAATTGGAAAAGTGCTTTCCTGATGGTTGGGGAGGTTCCCATTTTGATTGGTTAAATGATGAGGAATTGATGGTTACAGGATCCTTTGAGAACACCCAATACTCTCACATATTATACACTACCGGTGAAGAAAATTATAAAAGACTAGGAAACGGCTTACTGGATTTTGATGGGCATGGGACTTTCTCACCTGATGGCCAATGGATGGTTACAGACACTTATGCCAGAGAGAACAAATTTCGAGAACAGAAAATCTATTTGATGGATATGAAAACCAATGCCGTGAGAACCTTAGGTCAGTTTGTAACACCGGAATCATTTAAAGGACATTGGCGCTGTGATATTCACTGTAGGTGGAGCCCAAATGGGGATATGATTGGCTTTAATTCCGTACATTCCGGATCAAGACAAGCCTACTTACTGAAATTAAAATTCTAA
- a CDS encoding sulfatase — protein sequence MIAVDDLNNFVGGMGHPDAITPNLDRLIDSGLLFTNAQCQSPMCSPSRTAIMTGLRPSTTGIYGFIADDMIKETNKATQQAKMMHEYFKEQGYYTMGVGKIYHNHAPNGLFDESGGRAKGFGPYAKQNFHWDKERTSTDWGPFPEKDQQMPDYQTAEWAAEKLNREYDQPFFLSVGFLRPHVPWYVPQKWFDLYDTAKLTLPPYLKNDREDLPPIALEIDDLPMMPTTEWALANGQWKNILQGYLASVSFVDHYIGEVLEALEQSQHAENTIVVLWSDHGYRLGEKNTFAKVALWNSATSAPLIYAGPGIPKGEKIESPVELFSIYPTLADLAKLPQPENIEAESIYPLINNTKLNWDKPAIVTWARNNHAVVSKEYRYIHYEDGSEELYALKTDPNEWYNLAENPKYLEIKKHLAKFLPKTNVKWAKASKYDNNQYFIKQKQEQSE from the coding sequence ATGATTGCGGTGGACGATTTGAATAACTTTGTGGGGGGAATGGGGCATCCAGATGCCATTACTCCCAATTTGGATAGGCTTATTGACAGTGGCTTACTTTTCACCAATGCCCAATGTCAGTCTCCCATGTGTAGCCCTTCAAGGACAGCAATAATGACTGGACTTCGTCCCTCTACGACAGGGATTTATGGCTTCATTGCTGATGATATGATTAAAGAGACCAATAAGGCTACTCAGCAAGCCAAAATGATGCATGAGTATTTCAAAGAGCAAGGATATTACACTATGGGTGTTGGTAAAATTTATCACAACCATGCACCAAATGGTCTGTTTGATGAAAGTGGAGGCCGTGCCAAAGGTTTTGGTCCCTATGCCAAACAAAATTTTCATTGGGACAAAGAAAGAACTTCAACGGACTGGGGACCATTTCCGGAGAAAGACCAACAAATGCCGGATTACCAAACGGCAGAATGGGCAGCAGAAAAACTCAACAGAGAATATGATCAACCTTTCTTTCTTTCTGTAGGGTTTTTGAGGCCTCATGTACCTTGGTATGTCCCGCAGAAATGGTTTGACTTATATGATACAGCCAAACTTACCCTTCCTCCATATCTGAAGAATGACCGGGAGGATTTACCTCCTATTGCTCTTGAGATTGATGATTTACCTATGATGCCTACCACAGAATGGGCATTGGCCAATGGACAATGGAAAAACATTCTTCAAGGTTACCTGGCAAGCGTTTCCTTTGTAGATCATTATATTGGGGAGGTTTTGGAAGCTTTGGAACAAAGCCAACATGCAGAAAATACCATCGTAGTTTTATGGTCTGACCACGGCTATAGGTTAGGCGAAAAAAACACTTTTGCCAAGGTGGCCCTTTGGAACAGTGCAACTTCTGCTCCATTAATTTATGCCGGACCGGGAATTCCAAAAGGGGAAAAAATAGAATCACCTGTGGAATTGTTTTCCATATATCCAACCTTAGCAGATTTGGCCAAGCTTCCCCAACCTGAAAATATTGAGGCAGAGAGCATTTACCCTTTGATAAATAATACAAAGTTAAATTGGGATAAACCTGCCATTGTCACTTGGGCAAGAAATAACCATGCTGTTGTAAGCAAAGAGTATAGGTATATTCACTATGAAGATGGTTCGGAAGAGCTATATGCCTTGAAAACAGATCCCAATGAATGGTATAACCTCGCTGAAAATCCAAAGTATCTAGAAATTAAAAAGCATTTGGCAAAATTTTTACCCAAAACAAATGTGAAGTGGGCCAAAGCATCGAAATACGACAATAACCAATATTTTATCAAACAGAAACAAGAGCAAAGTGAATAA
- a CDS encoding NYN domain-containing protein has product MEKDIKIAVLIDADNVPSTQVTEMMEEIAKYGNPTIKRIYGDWTKPQLGKWKNVLLENAINPIQQYGYTTGKNATDSAMIIDAMDILYSDKVNGFCLVSSDSDFTKLATRLRESRMLVIGMGEKKTPNPFIVACDKFIYLEILQASVNKENGKNKEVASVQLDKINPKLIRLISSTISDLAEDDGWAFMGDIGNLLQKKQPNFDSRNYGFQKLTPLVSAIPNFEVERREKLIYVRNKE; this is encoded by the coding sequence ATGGAAAAAGATATTAAAATTGCCGTATTAATAGATGCAGATAACGTTCCTTCCACTCAGGTAACGGAAATGATGGAGGAAATTGCAAAATATGGCAACCCAACCATTAAAAGAATTTACGGGGATTGGACAAAACCTCAATTGGGAAAGTGGAAAAATGTACTATTGGAGAATGCCATTAACCCCATCCAACAGTATGGATATACCACAGGCAAGAATGCTACTGATTCAGCCATGATCATAGATGCCATGGATATTTTGTATTCTGATAAGGTCAATGGATTTTGCCTGGTATCAAGTGATAGCGATTTCACCAAATTAGCGACCAGACTGCGCGAATCCCGGATGTTGGTGATCGGAATGGGAGAAAAGAAAACCCCCAATCCATTTATTGTAGCCTGTGATAAATTTATTTATTTGGAGATTTTACAAGCCAGTGTAAACAAAGAAAATGGAAAGAATAAAGAGGTCGCTTCTGTTCAGTTAGATAAAATTAACCCCAAACTTATTCGCTTAATTTCAAGTACCATTTCTGATTTGGCAGAGGATGATGGTTGGGCTTTTATGGGAGATATTGGAAATTTACTACAGAAAAAACAACCTAATTTTGATTCCAGAAATTATGGCTTTCAGAAACTTACCCCCTTGGTAAGTGCTATTCCTAACTTTGAAGTTGAACGGAGGGAAAAGTTGATCTATGTGAGAAACAAAGAATAA
- a CDS encoding ATP-binding protein → MWNRYLLFIKNICLATEQNADPLDHWRDRLFVSGIAFLLPFCLIGLIPGLIMSYINQFIPLFIFDSIAFIVSVIVALVPRIPLVIRKWAIFMVFYGIGVVLIFFIGNYGPGLMYLLAVSILMILFLPNNQAYISFYFNLATCIIFSLLIHFKLISNLPKLPNLDLVHWITVSSNLIFLSAMFSFLIPKLFSRLENSLREQVTLQEQLKKGNVKLEQSLEEVESKNKELEHFTYVISHDLQEPLRMISGFLELLKIKYYGKLDDKANTYISYAVDGANRMRLLILDLSEYSRINKITDDPVLLNPKKILDELQITFQNEILIKEAEFTSENLKPFYGYPSFFSVLLQNLIANALKYSDPNRPPRIHFSMTEREKDYLFQLTDNGVGIEDEYFEKIFILFQRLHHKNAGRGTGMGLAIVKKITDMLGGEIWVSSEVGKGSVFTFTLPIYLEE, encoded by the coding sequence ATGTGGAATAGGTATTTATTATTTATTAAAAATATTTGTTTAGCTACCGAACAAAATGCTGATCCCCTCGATCATTGGAGGGATAGACTCTTTGTTTCTGGAATCGCTTTCTTACTTCCTTTTTGCCTCATAGGCCTAATTCCGGGACTAATCATGTCCTACATTAATCAATTTATTCCTCTCTTTATTTTCGATTCGATTGCATTTATCGTCTCAGTAATAGTAGCCTTGGTACCAAGAATCCCCCTTGTAATTCGTAAATGGGCGATTTTTATGGTTTTTTATGGTATAGGTGTTGTCCTTATTTTTTTTATTGGCAATTATGGCCCCGGATTAATGTACCTTCTGGCTGTCTCCATTCTCATGATTTTATTCTTACCGAACAACCAGGCTTATATTAGTTTTTACTTTAACCTTGCCACTTGCATTATATTTAGTTTGTTGATACACTTTAAACTAATTTCCAATCTTCCAAAGCTTCCGAATTTGGATTTGGTTCATTGGATAACTGTATCTTCAAATCTTATTTTCTTAAGTGCCATGTTTTCATTTCTTATCCCCAAACTATTCTCAAGACTAGAAAACAGCTTAAGAGAACAAGTTACTCTTCAAGAACAATTGAAAAAAGGTAATGTAAAACTGGAACAATCCCTTGAAGAAGTAGAATCTAAAAATAAAGAGTTGGAGCACTTTACTTATGTTATATCTCATGACTTGCAAGAACCTTTGCGCATGATTTCCGGCTTTTTAGAACTGCTTAAAATAAAATATTATGGAAAATTGGATGATAAGGCTAATACCTACATATCTTACGCTGTAGATGGAGCCAACCGAATGCGGTTACTTATTTTAGACTTATCGGAATATTCCAGGATCAATAAAATTACTGATGATCCGGTTCTCCTTAATCCAAAGAAAATTCTTGATGAACTCCAAATCACCTTTCAAAATGAAATTCTAATAAAAGAAGCAGAATTTACCTCAGAGAACTTAAAACCATTTTACGGTTACCCTAGCTTTTTTTCTGTTCTATTACAAAATCTTATTGCCAATGCATTGAAATATTCAGACCCAAATCGTCCGCCAAGAATTCACTTTTCAATGACGGAAAGGGAAAAAGACTATTTATTTCAGCTTACAGACAATGGGGTAGGAATAGAAGATGAGTATTTCGAAAAAATATTTATCCTTTTCCAAAGGCTTCACCATAAAAATGCTGGAAGAGGAACAGGAATGGGATTGGCAATAGTCAAAAAAATTACCGATATGTTAGGAGGGGAAATTTGGGTTTCATCAGAGGTAGGTAAAGGCTCAGTGTTTACCTTTACCCTACCCATATACCTAGAAGAATAA
- a CDS encoding DUF445 domain-containing protein, translated as MKSKIGRNSLLIAISGFLLLEFGIYYDFLEGYIWRILATGFEAGTIGGLADWFAVSALFYEIPIPYVRKHTNIIVKNRSKLTEGIVDLVTTQWLSPEVLRERLTNIKISDGVLQALDSDGNRRKLLDFFSGVFIRLSAELDHPKLVVLVQKLLKDKLQSTDIARPLGIWLNEVMVKGKHHEFMAVALDQFALSVQEPDTRELILGKLKSALLSYANRDWVKKSAVWIGKKTGGIDPDLMIDRIMDLVLALLEEVKNDKNHPIRKKLEGYVLEFAANLENEDEKTLAYVEKLKRNWVLNEQTRGMILKLLSQLQVSIHEQFSKENTPIKQLIDRQLQRFLNELRADDQSKNQIDVWMRSTITQMVTKYHPELGAMVRSSLAKLDDEGIMLQIKNKVGNDLQYIRLNGAVVGGMVGILIALLRWLVN; from the coding sequence TTGAAGAGTAAAATTGGAAGGAATTCTTTGCTAATAGCCATATCTGGCTTTCTACTTTTAGAGTTTGGGATCTATTATGATTTTCTGGAAGGATACATTTGGCGAATTTTGGCTACGGGGTTTGAGGCAGGGACAATTGGAGGATTGGCAGATTGGTTTGCCGTAAGTGCACTTTTTTATGAAATACCTATTCCTTATGTAAGGAAGCATACCAATATTATTGTTAAAAATAGGTCAAAATTAACGGAAGGCATTGTTGATTTGGTTACTACCCAATGGTTGTCTCCAGAGGTGTTAAGGGAAAGACTCACGAATATTAAAATCTCGGATGGAGTTTTGCAAGCTTTAGATTCTGATGGAAATCGCAGAAAATTGCTTGATTTTTTTAGCGGAGTATTTATAAGGTTATCCGCCGAATTAGACCATCCAAAACTTGTTGTACTGGTCCAAAAATTACTAAAAGATAAGCTTCAAAGTACTGATATAGCTAGACCGCTTGGCATATGGTTAAATGAAGTGATGGTTAAAGGAAAACATCATGAGTTTATGGCTGTAGCATTGGATCAATTTGCGCTTTCTGTACAAGAACCGGATACCAGAGAGTTAATCTTAGGTAAATTGAAAAGTGCCTTACTTTCCTATGCAAATAGAGATTGGGTAAAAAAATCCGCAGTCTGGATAGGGAAGAAAACCGGAGGAATTGATCCGGACTTAATGATAGACAGGATAATGGATTTGGTCTTGGCCCTATTAGAGGAAGTGAAGAATGATAAAAACCATCCCATAAGGAAAAAATTGGAGGGATACGTTTTGGAATTTGCAGCTAACCTTGAAAATGAAGATGAAAAAACCTTGGCCTATGTGGAGAAATTAAAGCGAAATTGGGTTTTAAATGAGCAAACCCGAGGCATGATACTTAAGCTACTGTCCCAATTACAAGTGAGCATTCATGAACAATTTTCCAAAGAAAATACTCCAATTAAACAATTAATTGACAGGCAATTGCAACGCTTTTTAAATGAACTTCGAGCGGATGACCAAAGTAAAAACCAAATAGATGTTTGGATGAGGTCAACCATCACTCAAATGGTAACGAAATACCATCCTGAATTGGGAGCTATGGTGAGAAGCAGTTTGGCAAAACTGGACGATGAAGGCATAATGCTTCAGATAAAAAATAAGGTAGGTAATGATTTGCAATACATTCGGCTCAATGGAGCAGTAGTTGGTGGAATGGTTGGGATTTTAATTGCTTTACTCAGGTGGCTTGTTAACTGA